The proteins below are encoded in one region of Neodiprion virginianus isolate iyNeoVirg1 chromosome 7, iyNeoVirg1.1, whole genome shotgun sequence:
- the LOC124308623 gene encoding mitogen-activated protein kinase kinase kinase kinase 5 isoform X4, with translation MAGNVNALSSDISRRNPQDEYELIQRIGSGTYGDVYKAKRLSMNDLAAIKVIKLEPGDDFAIIQQEILMMKDCKHPNIIAYYGSYLRRDKLWICMEYCGGGSLQDIYHITGPLSEIQIAYMCRETLLGLSYLHEKGKMHRDIKGANILLTENGDVKLADFGVSAQITATINKRKSFIGTPYWMAPEVAAVERKGGYNQLCDIWACGITAIELAELQPPMFDLHPMRALFLMSKSGFKPPTLKDRDKWSPTFHNFVKVALTKNPKKRPTADKLLQHAFFQGDMSKRLALELLQKVSNPSHMFTELEPDDDGAVPNVPQRIASRHTARSRPKSPIPQLDSDDRINLGEDTLQRESVAPSVDSNPAWDIIDIMNNVKTVHNCDVHPDCGIGTAFEDVPEKSLLQYIDEELLLRGNAMSMVAGHCDQLYSLQATLPLGESSGDCEVHRDYYNNVTGSQASPRRHSSVDELYSLVSGSLSLAAVSGQRQRSLSDSAPRDDLPRSNGDGNEAPGNGEGEGVGPDLLTDTPPIPPRRRDRKRHTPPRPVSNGLPPTPKVHMGACFSKVFNGCPLRIHCTASWIHPDTRDQHLLIAAEEGIYNLNLNELHETAIDQLYPRRTIWMYVIKDVLMSLSGKTPQLYRHDLLAMQSKQTHRFSLHMNRIPERLVPRKFALTTKVPDTKGCSKCCVGRNPYNGYKYLCGAMPAGIFLMQWYDPLNKFMLLKHFDCTLPSPLNVFEMVITPEMEYPMVCVSVKQAYQQNKLKLDLVNMNSGASWFHSDELEDMDGSATVIPRRENLQVINVTQLEKDAILVCYDNLIKVVTLVGNPRVSKKQISELQFHFQIESIICLPDSVLAFHKHGMQGRSFKNGDITQEIVDPSRTYRLLGSDKVVMLESHLVHTGTLTESEGADLYILAGHEASY, from the exons ATGGCAGGTAACGTGAACGCGTTGTCCAGTGATATAAGTCGACGAAATCCGCAGGATGAATACGAACTGATACAGAGGATAGGCAGTGGTACCTACGGCGACGTTTATAAG GCAAAAAGACTTTCCATGAACGATCTCGCTGCTATCAAGGTTATCAAACTCGAGCCAG GGGATGATTTTGCAATTATTCAACAAGAAATCTTAATGATGAAAGACTGCAAGCATCCCAATATCATCGCGTACTACGGAAGCTATCTTAGAAGGGATAAACTATGGATTTGCATGGAGTACTGCGGGGGTGGTTCTCTCCAAGACATATACCACA TTACTGGACCACTCTCGGAGATTCAGATAGCTTACATGTGCAGAGAGACGCTACTTGGGCTATCCTATCTCCACGAGAAAGGAAAGATGCACAGAGATATCAAAGGTGCGAATATACTGCTCACGGAGAACGGGGATGTAAAACTTGCAGATTTTGGCGTATCTGCTCAAATCACAGCTACGATAAACAAGAGAAAAAGTTTCATAGGAACACCGTACTGGATGGCGCCTGAG GTTGCAGCTGTTGAGAGGAAGGGTGGTTATAATCAGCTCTGTGATATTTGGGCTTGTGGAATAACAGCTATCGAGCTGGCAGAGCTACAACCTCCTATGTTTGATCTGCACCCTATGAGAGCGCTTTTTCTCATGTCAAAATCTGGCTTCAAGCCCCCAACGTTGAAAGATAGGGATAAGTGGAGTCCGACGTTTCACAATTTTGTCAAAGTTGCTCTGACTAAAAATCCTAAGAAAAGACCGACGGCGGATAAATTATTGCAG CACGCCTTTTTCCAAGGTGATATGAGTAAAAGACTGGCTTTGGAATTGCTCCAAAAAGTATCGAATCCAAGTCACATGTTCACAGAACTTGAACCCGACGATGACGGTGCGGTACCAAACGTCCCCCAGCGTATAGCGTCACGGCACACTGCCAGATCCCGACCAAAAAGTCCCATTCCACAGTTAGATAGCGATG ATCGAATAAATTTAGGTGAGGATACGTTACAGAGAGAATCAGTAGCCCCTTCTGTAGATAGTAATCCCGCCTGGGATATCATAGACATCATGAACAACGTCAAG ACTGTACATAATTGTGACGTGCATCCGGATTGTGGAATAGGAACTGCGTTCGAAGATGTCCCAGAAAA GAGTCTATTGCAGTACATTGATGAGGAGTTGTTGCTAAG GGGGAATGCAATGTCGATGGTTGCTGGGCATTGCGATCAGCTATATTCCCTGCA aGCCACTCTGCCTCTTGGAGAATCGTCAGGTGACTGTGAGGTACATCGGGACTACTATAACAACGTGACTG GATCGCAAGCGAGTCCTAGACGTCACAGCTCTGTGGATGAGTTGTACAGCTTGGTGAGTGGCTCCCTTTCCTTGGCAGCTGTTAGCGGACAACGTCAGCGATCGCTCTCGGACAGTGCACCGAGAGATGACCTGCCAAGGTCCAATG GGGATGGTAACGAAGCACCTGGAAATGGGGAGGGCGAGGGAGTGGGACCCGATCTCTTGACGGACACACCTCCCATACCTCCTCGGCGAAGGGATAGGAAGAGGCATACACCGCCACGGCCTGTGAGCAACGGGCTTCCTCCGACACCAAAAGTGCACATGGGAGCGTGTTTTTCGAAG GTATTCAATGGCTGTCCATTGAGGATACATTGTACAGCAAGTTGGATTCACCCGGACACGAGGGATCAGCACTTACTCATAGCTGCCGAAGAAGGAATCTACAACTTGAATCTGAACGAATTACACGAAACTGCTATCGATCAGCTGTATCCAAGACGAACTATTTGGATGTATGTCATTAAGGACGTCCTCATGTCCTTATCTG GCAAAACTCCTCAGCTGTACAGGCACGACCTTTTGGCAATGCAAAGCAAACAAACGCACAGGTTTTCGTTGCATATGAACAGAATACCCGAGAGATTAGTGCCGAGGAAATTCGCTCTGACCACCAAAGTTCCGGACACAAAGGGGTGTTCGAAATGTTGCGTAGGTCGCAATCCTTATAACGG GTATAAATACCTCTGTGGAGCTATGCCTGcgggaatatttttaatgcaGTGGTACGATCCGCTTAACAAATTTATGCTATTGAAACACTTTGATTGCACATTACCGTCACCTCTGAATGTATTCGAGATGGTTATTACTCCGGAGATGGAATATCCGATGGTATGTGTGTCGGTGAAGCAGGCGTATCaacagaataaattaaaactagATTTGGTCAACATGAATTCCGGAGCAAGCTGGTTCCATAGCGACGAATTGGAAGACATGGATGGCTCAG CCACCGTTATTCCAAGGAGAGAGAACCTTCAAGTAATAAATGTAACGCAGCTCGAAAAAGACGCGATCTTAGTATGCTATGACA atttaaTTAAGGTAGTGACGCTTGTAGGGAATCCAAGAGTAAGCAAAAAGCAGATCTCGGAGCtccaatttcattttcaaatcgaatctatCA TTTGTTTACCGGACAGCGTATTAGCATTCCATAAACACGGCATGCAAGGAAGGAGTTTTAAAAATGGCGATATAACTCAAGAAATCGTTGATCCAAGTAGAACGTACAGGTTACTTGGATCTGACAA GGTTGTGATGCTGGAGAGCCATTTGGTTCACACAGGAACCTTGACGGAGTCCGAAGGGGCAGATTTGTATATACTCGCGGGACACGAAGCCAGCTATTAG
- the LOC124308623 gene encoding mitogen-activated protein kinase kinase kinase kinase 5 isoform X5 codes for MAGNVNALSSDISRRNPQDEYELIQRIGSGTYGDVYKAKRLSMNDLAAIKVIKLEPGDDFAIIQQEILMMKDCKHPNIIAYYGSYLRRDKLWICMEYCGGGSLQDIYHITGPLSEIQIAYMCRETLLGLSYLHEKGKMHRDIKGANILLTENGDVKLADFGVSAQITATINKRKSFIGTPYWMAPEVAAVERKGGYNQLCDIWACGITAIELAELQPPMFDLHPMRALFLMSKSGFKPPTLKDRDKWSPTFHNFVKVALTKNPKKRPTADKLLQHAFFQGDMSKRLALELLQKVSNPSHMFTELEPDDDGAVPNVPQRIASRHTARSRPKSPIPQLDSDDRINLGEDTLQRESVAPSVDSNPAWDIIDIMNNVKTVHNCDVHPDCGIGTAFEDVPEKGNAMSMVAGHCDQLYSLQATLPLGESSGDCEVHRDYYNNVTGSQASPRRHSSVDELYSLVSGSLSLAAVSGQRQRSLSDSAPRDDLPRSNGDGNEAPGNGEGEGVGPDLLTDTPPIPPRRRDRKRHTPPRPVSNGLPPTPKVHMGACFSKVFNGCPLRIHCTASWIHPDTRDQHLLIAAEEGIYNLNLNELHETAIDQLYPRRTIWMYVIKDVLMSLSGKTPQLYRHDLLAMQSKQTHRFSLHMNRIPERLVPRKFALTTKVPDTKGCSKCCVGRNPYNGYKYLCGAMPAGIFLMQWYDPLNKFMLLKHFDCTLPSPLNVFEMVITPEMEYPMVCVSVKQAYQQNKLKLDLVNMNSGASWFHSDELEDMDGSATVIPRRENLQVINVTQLEKDAILVCYDNLIKVVTLVGNPRVSKKQISELQFHFQIESIICLPDSVLAFHKHGMQGRSFKNGDITQEIVDPSRTYRLLGSDKVVMLESHLVHTGTLTESEGADLYILAGHEASY; via the exons ATGGCAGGTAACGTGAACGCGTTGTCCAGTGATATAAGTCGACGAAATCCGCAGGATGAATACGAACTGATACAGAGGATAGGCAGTGGTACCTACGGCGACGTTTATAAG GCAAAAAGACTTTCCATGAACGATCTCGCTGCTATCAAGGTTATCAAACTCGAGCCAG GGGATGATTTTGCAATTATTCAACAAGAAATCTTAATGATGAAAGACTGCAAGCATCCCAATATCATCGCGTACTACGGAAGCTATCTTAGAAGGGATAAACTATGGATTTGCATGGAGTACTGCGGGGGTGGTTCTCTCCAAGACATATACCACA TTACTGGACCACTCTCGGAGATTCAGATAGCTTACATGTGCAGAGAGACGCTACTTGGGCTATCCTATCTCCACGAGAAAGGAAAGATGCACAGAGATATCAAAGGTGCGAATATACTGCTCACGGAGAACGGGGATGTAAAACTTGCAGATTTTGGCGTATCTGCTCAAATCACAGCTACGATAAACAAGAGAAAAAGTTTCATAGGAACACCGTACTGGATGGCGCCTGAG GTTGCAGCTGTTGAGAGGAAGGGTGGTTATAATCAGCTCTGTGATATTTGGGCTTGTGGAATAACAGCTATCGAGCTGGCAGAGCTACAACCTCCTATGTTTGATCTGCACCCTATGAGAGCGCTTTTTCTCATGTCAAAATCTGGCTTCAAGCCCCCAACGTTGAAAGATAGGGATAAGTGGAGTCCGACGTTTCACAATTTTGTCAAAGTTGCTCTGACTAAAAATCCTAAGAAAAGACCGACGGCGGATAAATTATTGCAG CACGCCTTTTTCCAAGGTGATATGAGTAAAAGACTGGCTTTGGAATTGCTCCAAAAAGTATCGAATCCAAGTCACATGTTCACAGAACTTGAACCCGACGATGACGGTGCGGTACCAAACGTCCCCCAGCGTATAGCGTCACGGCACACTGCCAGATCCCGACCAAAAAGTCCCATTCCACAGTTAGATAGCGATG ATCGAATAAATTTAGGTGAGGATACGTTACAGAGAGAATCAGTAGCCCCTTCTGTAGATAGTAATCCCGCCTGGGATATCATAGACATCATGAACAACGTCAAG ACTGTACATAATTGTGACGTGCATCCGGATTGTGGAATAGGAACTGCGTTCGAAGATGTCCCAGAAAA GGGGAATGCAATGTCGATGGTTGCTGGGCATTGCGATCAGCTATATTCCCTGCA aGCCACTCTGCCTCTTGGAGAATCGTCAGGTGACTGTGAGGTACATCGGGACTACTATAACAACGTGACTG GATCGCAAGCGAGTCCTAGACGTCACAGCTCTGTGGATGAGTTGTACAGCTTGGTGAGTGGCTCCCTTTCCTTGGCAGCTGTTAGCGGACAACGTCAGCGATCGCTCTCGGACAGTGCACCGAGAGATGACCTGCCAAGGTCCAATG GGGATGGTAACGAAGCACCTGGAAATGGGGAGGGCGAGGGAGTGGGACCCGATCTCTTGACGGACACACCTCCCATACCTCCTCGGCGAAGGGATAGGAAGAGGCATACACCGCCACGGCCTGTGAGCAACGGGCTTCCTCCGACACCAAAAGTGCACATGGGAGCGTGTTTTTCGAAG GTATTCAATGGCTGTCCATTGAGGATACATTGTACAGCAAGTTGGATTCACCCGGACACGAGGGATCAGCACTTACTCATAGCTGCCGAAGAAGGAATCTACAACTTGAATCTGAACGAATTACACGAAACTGCTATCGATCAGCTGTATCCAAGACGAACTATTTGGATGTATGTCATTAAGGACGTCCTCATGTCCTTATCTG GCAAAACTCCTCAGCTGTACAGGCACGACCTTTTGGCAATGCAAAGCAAACAAACGCACAGGTTTTCGTTGCATATGAACAGAATACCCGAGAGATTAGTGCCGAGGAAATTCGCTCTGACCACCAAAGTTCCGGACACAAAGGGGTGTTCGAAATGTTGCGTAGGTCGCAATCCTTATAACGG GTATAAATACCTCTGTGGAGCTATGCCTGcgggaatatttttaatgcaGTGGTACGATCCGCTTAACAAATTTATGCTATTGAAACACTTTGATTGCACATTACCGTCACCTCTGAATGTATTCGAGATGGTTATTACTCCGGAGATGGAATATCCGATGGTATGTGTGTCGGTGAAGCAGGCGTATCaacagaataaattaaaactagATTTGGTCAACATGAATTCCGGAGCAAGCTGGTTCCATAGCGACGAATTGGAAGACATGGATGGCTCAG CCACCGTTATTCCAAGGAGAGAGAACCTTCAAGTAATAAATGTAACGCAGCTCGAAAAAGACGCGATCTTAGTATGCTATGACA atttaaTTAAGGTAGTGACGCTTGTAGGGAATCCAAGAGTAAGCAAAAAGCAGATCTCGGAGCtccaatttcattttcaaatcgaatctatCA TTTGTTTACCGGACAGCGTATTAGCATTCCATAAACACGGCATGCAAGGAAGGAGTTTTAAAAATGGCGATATAACTCAAGAAATCGTTGATCCAAGTAGAACGTACAGGTTACTTGGATCTGACAA GGTTGTGATGCTGGAGAGCCATTTGGTTCACACAGGAACCTTGACGGAGTCCGAAGGGGCAGATTTGTATATACTCGCGGGACACGAAGCCAGCTATTAG
- the LOC124308623 gene encoding mitogen-activated protein kinase kinase kinase kinase 5 isoform X8 — MAGNVNALSSDISRRNPQDEYELIQRIGSGTYGDVYKAKRLSMNDLAAIKVIKLEPGDDFAIIQQEILMMKDCKHPNIIAYYGSYLRRDKLWICMEYCGGGSLQDIYHITGPLSEIQIAYMCRETLLGLSYLHEKGKMHRDIKGANILLTENGDVKLADFGVSAQITATINKRKSFIGTPYWMAPEVAAVERKGGYNQLCDIWACGITAIELAELQPPMFDLHPMRALFLMSKSGFKPPTLKDRDKWSPTFHNFVKVALTKNPKKRPTADKLLQHAFFQGDMSKRLALELLQKVSNPSHMFTELEPDDDGAVPNVPQRIASRHTARSRPKSPIPQLDSDDRINLGEDTLQRESVAPSVDSNPAWDIIDIMNNVKTVHNCDVHPDCGIGTAFEDVPEKATLPLGESSGDCEVHRDYYNNVTGSQASPRRHSSVDELYSLVSGSLSLAAVSGQRQRSLSDSAPRDDLPRSNGDGNEAPGNGEGEGVGPDLLTDTPPIPPRRRDRKRHTPPRPVSNGLPPTPKVHMGACFSKVFNGCPLRIHCTASWIHPDTRDQHLLIAAEEGIYNLNLNELHETAIDQLYPRRTIWMYVIKDVLMSLSGKTPQLYRHDLLAMQSKQTHRFSLHMNRIPERLVPRKFALTTKVPDTKGCSKCCVGRNPYNGYKYLCGAMPAGIFLMQWYDPLNKFMLLKHFDCTLPSPLNVFEMVITPEMEYPMVCVSVKQAYQQNKLKLDLVNMNSGASWFHSDELEDMDGSATVIPRRENLQVINVTQLEKDAILVCYDNLIKVVTLVGNPRVSKKQISELQFHFQIESIICLPDSVLAFHKHGMQGRSFKNGDITQEIVDPSRTYRLLGSDKVVMLESHLVHTGTLTESEGADLYILAGHEASY; from the exons ATGGCAGGTAACGTGAACGCGTTGTCCAGTGATATAAGTCGACGAAATCCGCAGGATGAATACGAACTGATACAGAGGATAGGCAGTGGTACCTACGGCGACGTTTATAAG GCAAAAAGACTTTCCATGAACGATCTCGCTGCTATCAAGGTTATCAAACTCGAGCCAG GGGATGATTTTGCAATTATTCAACAAGAAATCTTAATGATGAAAGACTGCAAGCATCCCAATATCATCGCGTACTACGGAAGCTATCTTAGAAGGGATAAACTATGGATTTGCATGGAGTACTGCGGGGGTGGTTCTCTCCAAGACATATACCACA TTACTGGACCACTCTCGGAGATTCAGATAGCTTACATGTGCAGAGAGACGCTACTTGGGCTATCCTATCTCCACGAGAAAGGAAAGATGCACAGAGATATCAAAGGTGCGAATATACTGCTCACGGAGAACGGGGATGTAAAACTTGCAGATTTTGGCGTATCTGCTCAAATCACAGCTACGATAAACAAGAGAAAAAGTTTCATAGGAACACCGTACTGGATGGCGCCTGAG GTTGCAGCTGTTGAGAGGAAGGGTGGTTATAATCAGCTCTGTGATATTTGGGCTTGTGGAATAACAGCTATCGAGCTGGCAGAGCTACAACCTCCTATGTTTGATCTGCACCCTATGAGAGCGCTTTTTCTCATGTCAAAATCTGGCTTCAAGCCCCCAACGTTGAAAGATAGGGATAAGTGGAGTCCGACGTTTCACAATTTTGTCAAAGTTGCTCTGACTAAAAATCCTAAGAAAAGACCGACGGCGGATAAATTATTGCAG CACGCCTTTTTCCAAGGTGATATGAGTAAAAGACTGGCTTTGGAATTGCTCCAAAAAGTATCGAATCCAAGTCACATGTTCACAGAACTTGAACCCGACGATGACGGTGCGGTACCAAACGTCCCCCAGCGTATAGCGTCACGGCACACTGCCAGATCCCGACCAAAAAGTCCCATTCCACAGTTAGATAGCGATG ATCGAATAAATTTAGGTGAGGATACGTTACAGAGAGAATCAGTAGCCCCTTCTGTAGATAGTAATCCCGCCTGGGATATCATAGACATCATGAACAACGTCAAG ACTGTACATAATTGTGACGTGCATCCGGATTGTGGAATAGGAACTGCGTTCGAAGATGTCCCAGAAAA aGCCACTCTGCCTCTTGGAGAATCGTCAGGTGACTGTGAGGTACATCGGGACTACTATAACAACGTGACTG GATCGCAAGCGAGTCCTAGACGTCACAGCTCTGTGGATGAGTTGTACAGCTTGGTGAGTGGCTCCCTTTCCTTGGCAGCTGTTAGCGGACAACGTCAGCGATCGCTCTCGGACAGTGCACCGAGAGATGACCTGCCAAGGTCCAATG GGGATGGTAACGAAGCACCTGGAAATGGGGAGGGCGAGGGAGTGGGACCCGATCTCTTGACGGACACACCTCCCATACCTCCTCGGCGAAGGGATAGGAAGAGGCATACACCGCCACGGCCTGTGAGCAACGGGCTTCCTCCGACACCAAAAGTGCACATGGGAGCGTGTTTTTCGAAG GTATTCAATGGCTGTCCATTGAGGATACATTGTACAGCAAGTTGGATTCACCCGGACACGAGGGATCAGCACTTACTCATAGCTGCCGAAGAAGGAATCTACAACTTGAATCTGAACGAATTACACGAAACTGCTATCGATCAGCTGTATCCAAGACGAACTATTTGGATGTATGTCATTAAGGACGTCCTCATGTCCTTATCTG GCAAAACTCCTCAGCTGTACAGGCACGACCTTTTGGCAATGCAAAGCAAACAAACGCACAGGTTTTCGTTGCATATGAACAGAATACCCGAGAGATTAGTGCCGAGGAAATTCGCTCTGACCACCAAAGTTCCGGACACAAAGGGGTGTTCGAAATGTTGCGTAGGTCGCAATCCTTATAACGG GTATAAATACCTCTGTGGAGCTATGCCTGcgggaatatttttaatgcaGTGGTACGATCCGCTTAACAAATTTATGCTATTGAAACACTTTGATTGCACATTACCGTCACCTCTGAATGTATTCGAGATGGTTATTACTCCGGAGATGGAATATCCGATGGTATGTGTGTCGGTGAAGCAGGCGTATCaacagaataaattaaaactagATTTGGTCAACATGAATTCCGGAGCAAGCTGGTTCCATAGCGACGAATTGGAAGACATGGATGGCTCAG CCACCGTTATTCCAAGGAGAGAGAACCTTCAAGTAATAAATGTAACGCAGCTCGAAAAAGACGCGATCTTAGTATGCTATGACA atttaaTTAAGGTAGTGACGCTTGTAGGGAATCCAAGAGTAAGCAAAAAGCAGATCTCGGAGCtccaatttcattttcaaatcgaatctatCA TTTGTTTACCGGACAGCGTATTAGCATTCCATAAACACGGCATGCAAGGAAGGAGTTTTAAAAATGGCGATATAACTCAAGAAATCGTTGATCCAAGTAGAACGTACAGGTTACTTGGATCTGACAA GGTTGTGATGCTGGAGAGCCATTTGGTTCACACAGGAACCTTGACGGAGTCCGAAGGGGCAGATTTGTATATACTCGCGGGACACGAAGCCAGCTATTAG
- the LOC124308623 gene encoding mitogen-activated protein kinase kinase kinase kinase 5 isoform X6 has translation MAGNVNALSSDISRRNPQDEYELIQRIGSGTYGDVYKAKRLSMNDLAAIKVIKLEPGDDFAIIQQEILMMKDCKHPNIIAYYGSYLRRDKLWICMEYCGGGSLQDIYHITGPLSEIQIAYMCRETLLGLSYLHEKGKMHRDIKGANILLTENGDVKLADFGVSAQITATINKRKSFIGTPYWMAPEVAAVERKGGYNQLCDIWACGITAIELAELQPPMFDLHPMRALFLMSKSGFKPPTLKDRDKWSPTFHNFVKVALTKNPKKRPTADKLLQHAFFQGDMSKRLALELLQKVSNPSHMFTELEPDDDGAVPNVPQRIASRHTARSRPKSPIPQLDSDDRINLGEDTLQRESVAPSVDSNPAWDIIDIMNNVKTVHNCDVHPDCGIGTAFEDVPEKSLLQYIDEELLLRATLPLGESSGDCEVHRDYYNNVTGSQASPRRHSSVDELYSLVSGSLSLAAVSGQRQRSLSDSAPRDDLPRSNGDGNEAPGNGEGEGVGPDLLTDTPPIPPRRRDRKRHTPPRPVSNGLPPTPKVHMGACFSKVFNGCPLRIHCTASWIHPDTRDQHLLIAAEEGIYNLNLNELHETAIDQLYPRRTIWMYVIKDVLMSLSGKTPQLYRHDLLAMQSKQTHRFSLHMNRIPERLVPRKFALTTKVPDTKGCSKCCVGRNPYNGYKYLCGAMPAGIFLMQWYDPLNKFMLLKHFDCTLPSPLNVFEMVITPEMEYPMVCVSVKQAYQQNKLKLDLVNMNSGASWFHSDELEDMDGSATVIPRRENLQVINVTQLEKDAILVCYDNLIKVVTLVGNPRVSKKQISELQFHFQIESIICLPDSVLAFHKHGMQGRSFKNGDITQEIVDPSRTYRLLGSDKVVMLESHLVHTGTLTESEGADLYILAGHEASY, from the exons ATGGCAGGTAACGTGAACGCGTTGTCCAGTGATATAAGTCGACGAAATCCGCAGGATGAATACGAACTGATACAGAGGATAGGCAGTGGTACCTACGGCGACGTTTATAAG GCAAAAAGACTTTCCATGAACGATCTCGCTGCTATCAAGGTTATCAAACTCGAGCCAG GGGATGATTTTGCAATTATTCAACAAGAAATCTTAATGATGAAAGACTGCAAGCATCCCAATATCATCGCGTACTACGGAAGCTATCTTAGAAGGGATAAACTATGGATTTGCATGGAGTACTGCGGGGGTGGTTCTCTCCAAGACATATACCACA TTACTGGACCACTCTCGGAGATTCAGATAGCTTACATGTGCAGAGAGACGCTACTTGGGCTATCCTATCTCCACGAGAAAGGAAAGATGCACAGAGATATCAAAGGTGCGAATATACTGCTCACGGAGAACGGGGATGTAAAACTTGCAGATTTTGGCGTATCTGCTCAAATCACAGCTACGATAAACAAGAGAAAAAGTTTCATAGGAACACCGTACTGGATGGCGCCTGAG GTTGCAGCTGTTGAGAGGAAGGGTGGTTATAATCAGCTCTGTGATATTTGGGCTTGTGGAATAACAGCTATCGAGCTGGCAGAGCTACAACCTCCTATGTTTGATCTGCACCCTATGAGAGCGCTTTTTCTCATGTCAAAATCTGGCTTCAAGCCCCCAACGTTGAAAGATAGGGATAAGTGGAGTCCGACGTTTCACAATTTTGTCAAAGTTGCTCTGACTAAAAATCCTAAGAAAAGACCGACGGCGGATAAATTATTGCAG CACGCCTTTTTCCAAGGTGATATGAGTAAAAGACTGGCTTTGGAATTGCTCCAAAAAGTATCGAATCCAAGTCACATGTTCACAGAACTTGAACCCGACGATGACGGTGCGGTACCAAACGTCCCCCAGCGTATAGCGTCACGGCACACTGCCAGATCCCGACCAAAAAGTCCCATTCCACAGTTAGATAGCGATG ATCGAATAAATTTAGGTGAGGATACGTTACAGAGAGAATCAGTAGCCCCTTCTGTAGATAGTAATCCCGCCTGGGATATCATAGACATCATGAACAACGTCAAG ACTGTACATAATTGTGACGTGCATCCGGATTGTGGAATAGGAACTGCGTTCGAAGATGTCCCAGAAAA GAGTCTATTGCAGTACATTGATGAGGAGTTGTTGCTAAG aGCCACTCTGCCTCTTGGAGAATCGTCAGGTGACTGTGAGGTACATCGGGACTACTATAACAACGTGACTG GATCGCAAGCGAGTCCTAGACGTCACAGCTCTGTGGATGAGTTGTACAGCTTGGTGAGTGGCTCCCTTTCCTTGGCAGCTGTTAGCGGACAACGTCAGCGATCGCTCTCGGACAGTGCACCGAGAGATGACCTGCCAAGGTCCAATG GGGATGGTAACGAAGCACCTGGAAATGGGGAGGGCGAGGGAGTGGGACCCGATCTCTTGACGGACACACCTCCCATACCTCCTCGGCGAAGGGATAGGAAGAGGCATACACCGCCACGGCCTGTGAGCAACGGGCTTCCTCCGACACCAAAAGTGCACATGGGAGCGTGTTTTTCGAAG GTATTCAATGGCTGTCCATTGAGGATACATTGTACAGCAAGTTGGATTCACCCGGACACGAGGGATCAGCACTTACTCATAGCTGCCGAAGAAGGAATCTACAACTTGAATCTGAACGAATTACACGAAACTGCTATCGATCAGCTGTATCCAAGACGAACTATTTGGATGTATGTCATTAAGGACGTCCTCATGTCCTTATCTG GCAAAACTCCTCAGCTGTACAGGCACGACCTTTTGGCAATGCAAAGCAAACAAACGCACAGGTTTTCGTTGCATATGAACAGAATACCCGAGAGATTAGTGCCGAGGAAATTCGCTCTGACCACCAAAGTTCCGGACACAAAGGGGTGTTCGAAATGTTGCGTAGGTCGCAATCCTTATAACGG GTATAAATACCTCTGTGGAGCTATGCCTGcgggaatatttttaatgcaGTGGTACGATCCGCTTAACAAATTTATGCTATTGAAACACTTTGATTGCACATTACCGTCACCTCTGAATGTATTCGAGATGGTTATTACTCCGGAGATGGAATATCCGATGGTATGTGTGTCGGTGAAGCAGGCGTATCaacagaataaattaaaactagATTTGGTCAACATGAATTCCGGAGCAAGCTGGTTCCATAGCGACGAATTGGAAGACATGGATGGCTCAG CCACCGTTATTCCAAGGAGAGAGAACCTTCAAGTAATAAATGTAACGCAGCTCGAAAAAGACGCGATCTTAGTATGCTATGACA atttaaTTAAGGTAGTGACGCTTGTAGGGAATCCAAGAGTAAGCAAAAAGCAGATCTCGGAGCtccaatttcattttcaaatcgaatctatCA TTTGTTTACCGGACAGCGTATTAGCATTCCATAAACACGGCATGCAAGGAAGGAGTTTTAAAAATGGCGATATAACTCAAGAAATCGTTGATCCAAGTAGAACGTACAGGTTACTTGGATCTGACAA GGTTGTGATGCTGGAGAGCCATTTGGTTCACACAGGAACCTTGACGGAGTCCGAAGGGGCAGATTTGTATATACTCGCGGGACACGAAGCCAGCTATTAG